From the genome of Cryptomeria japonica unplaced genomic scaffold, Sugi_1.0 HiC_scaffold_1643, whole genome shotgun sequence:
GTTGCAACGCTCTACAACCTACTTGGTCGCCTTGGCTTCTCCAAAGAGTTGAGGTGAATTTGGTCTTGTTATTTTTACAGATTAGTTCTCATTCTTCTCATGTAATTTTATCCATCAGCATTAAATCCTATGTTGTACTCGACACCTTGGGATTTCACTAACTTTTCGACCACACATAGAAACACTAGTTTGTGACTCCCCGTGGACATGGGAGTGGAATTCAGGGATTTTATGAATTATTCGACCTCCTAGAAACACAGAGGATAAAACGACACATCTTTTTTAATCTTTATCTCTTCCTTTGGAGGTTGAGAAACTAAAGTAGGGGCTCAAccattcattgtgatctcttaagggGCCCCAACATTTCATCTCTTCCTGATTGTAGGTTTTATTCGGGGTTATTCAGCCTCACGAAGGTATTATCTCTTCTCTAccttctcatttctatttcattattttaatcatttgagttagttaattttaatttttgtatgATTTGGTCTCCCTTGCTTTGCTACTTTAGTTGCTCTTATCTCCTATTTTGTACGTGGGATCAAAACTAGGCAAGCCCTTTAAAGTTTTTGATACATCAAAATAACATCTTGGGCAAGGAGATCCATCGTCTGGTACCAAGTTCTTTATTTAAATTGAtatttccatttttcatttagGTTTTTATTTAAGAAATTTTTCTTCGGTAATCTAGAACTTTCCATCTCACATGTTTTGAAATCTCATTTTTGGCTCACTTAATGTAATGTAAGTTTAGAAGTATAATGTAAAATTTAACTTTGCACATATGCAGGACTGAGTTAAGGAACTGTTATAGATCGATGTTGAAGAGGCTATGGCATACATCCAACAAATATCTCAATTTTTCATGTGAGTATTGAGAACATTGATGTTCAATACCATTTTATTAGGCAGTCGAGCATGAGAGGGTGATGGTTGAGAAAGTTGACTCTTCTCAAAATGTTACAAATGCACTGTGAAGTGTAGCGAGCGTAGAGAATTTTAGAAGGTGACATTAGTCTAGAGGAATATTTTTTCCTAGAAAAATTAGTCAATAGTGATTGTAGTGCCTTTTATCTTACAAGGTGTTTGAAATGTGTAATTTTTTTAGGAAAGGTGTCTTGAACTTGCATCCTAATGCTAataatacaaaaaacaaaattgaGTTAGAGAACATAGAATCTCAATTTCGGTCAATAGATTTAATATTTTGACTTAAAAATAATTCTAGATGGGTTTTCCTTAGCTCTCTTATGAACGAGACACATATCCCTCAAAGCTCTATCATTTAAAAAAGTATAGCTCAATCAAATTTTTGTATCAGAAGTTACTACCTCTAGAATATGGGCTTCCCAAAATAGAAATGTAAATTCATCTAATATGCACAATAGCCTTGTAAGAGTGAGTTACGCTTGACCAACTTATGATTGCTTCTAGCGCATAATCAATTATTTTTGAATGGAGACAGTGAAGCACCCATGTGGGGGAGTAGATCATGATGAGCTTATTATAGGTGGAAGGAATATGATATTTATAGCCTCTTAAATCATATTGGAATTTTGGCTTTGGATTTTGGGCATCACACTTTGGGTGGTTTATCTCATGGTTTCCCATCTATAATTTTATGGTTTTATACACAGACTCTCCTATTTATTGGGTGCTTGAAATGGAGGGTTTCATAGTGATTTTTGTAGGTAGCTACTATAATTTCTTATTAGCTCTTTTTGATCATGCTCTTGTAACGAAAATCTCCCTATAATAATCTTGTCACCTTTTTGATGATACTATAATTAATTCACCCTTTGAAGTTTTATGAAGTTAAAGAATGACCTAAAAATTATAAACAGGTTTTAAAAGGGATATGACATATTCAAGTAGATCTATCTATGTAAAAAAGAATTTGACGGCCTTAAAAGTAACATGGCCAATACCCCTGTTTTagtccatcatggtattcaaatttATTGTTTTAAAGCACCACGCATCTGACCACATCATGCCGATCATAATTCTTTAGAAAAATGATGGGGGAATAGATTCAAGAGAACTTCTTCAAAACGCCATTATAAATAGTATATTTTGTTGAAAACACACCTTTTTTCCCGTAAAAGTGATTAATCAGTctcaattttaaatattaaaattatatttaattatgtatGCTCTTGATGGAATAGTGAAAATTATTCTTACTAAATAGGAGATTAGGTTCAATGAAAGGAGTAAATTGATTGTCAGAGTACAAGATTATAACATTGATATTAAACCTACAAACTTGGTAGGAGGGAAAGGATTGTGCAAACTCATAGTAAAAAATAAGAGAGAAGATGATTTAAGTGAAACTAAAAATTTCACACTTGTAGTCTCTGTTGGACTTAAGAAAACGATTCTTAAATATTGCTTACTTCTGCTAGAGTACTTAATGAATAGTTATTTTTTAGTAAGgttttagaataaataaataattgtaagTTAGCGGGTCAGTTGCGAAGTTACGATCTGGTAGGTGCTTATATGAGAAATATAAGCCTTTAAAAAGCCTAATGTGGAACAACGCATTACTAGTTATccttaaaaattcaaaataaattaatatcTTTTATTTCTAAAAACAATTTGTGATCTGGTATTATTTGTGTTGTCTCCAACATTATTAACTTGGTATTAGAGCATGCAATGGTTTTGATCCTATGAGTGAGTTGTAGCTAAATTATGGTATATAAATATTTGCAATGGAAATGGAAGTTTATAGAggtaatgttgaagtgaattaggTTCTTGTGCAAAATTTGTGAAGAGGCGTGGTACacgatcaaagaagaaaattttgaatttatttccCTAGGCGTGTGGAGAAGAAGAAATAGCATGGATATTACAATAAATAGATATAGAGAAGGAGGAATGTGCGGCATGTGGTTAGTTTAGACTGGTGAAGAATTGGTGGTTGTTGGCCGCATGATAGATTTGGAAGACCACTGttgatttaattataaaatctgcaAGAAAGATAGTGAATTAATTGATGACGGAGATATAAGAAGTCCAAGGCGATTTGAATATAAATTATAAGGTAATCCACTTTCTCAGAGAAGTAATGACAGGAGACACTATAAATAATGTGTTGGTCCTATATGGAAGCCAAAGATCGATATTTTAGACCTGAAATTATTGATGTATAacaaggaaatttaggcatggaaTAAGTTAATGCACTAGTCTTTAATCTCTCTATTTTAAACACCAGTGAAGTGCAGAAGTTTATACCAAATACATAAACTGATTAAGGTACGAGCAGAATGTctttttttattgaaaaatgaaTTGTTTGAATATTTAATTGTCATTGAGAATTAACTTACCTAGGGCATGTAGTTGGAGTTATGGCACATATTTATAAGACGACAAATGTGTATGGTTTGAACTGTGATTTTTATGCATTATAAAAGATACACCAATATAGATGTGTAaggaacacacacacacattgaagGATTTTAAGAATTTATTAAAGGGGAGTATTTGAAAAGATTATTTTGGAGGTAAATTTTATAATTAAATCTTTTCTTGTGGTTAAATAAGGGTATATATTTTGTTGAATAAGGGAACCCTTTTTCCTGCTATGTACAATTGTCCAAGATGGGTCACCGTCAAAATTTAAAACCAAAAGGGAAAGAGGAGGGAGAGAGTCCCTCAAAAGGCATATAAGAGAGTAATTCTATATTGGAATGAAGAGGAGCAGATATAATCGGAATAGAAGGCAAATTAGATGTAGCATTTCCCAAGGGCAACTGGGAAGTAGTAGACAAAGAAGAAAGCGACCCCAAATACACACCCACAACAACCAAGATAGGAGAAGATTACTAGCTAGGAATAATTAGTTGTGTATCCTTAGAAACAACATCAGAATAATTGACACAAACATCATTACGAAAAGTAGCGAGTTGATGACGAAGGGAATTCTGCCACCAACCCGAGGATGAttgtttaaaagaagaaagggatgCCATCATAATTTAGTTTTGTGTCGTTACAACATTAATCAAATTTTCAAGTCATCTATGTTACACTTGACAAAGATTTCAAATTCAGATGGTTGTATTGTCTGAGATTTTAGTGAGATGTCAAATGGATAGTGTAATAGGATCACATAGGAGGTCGGAGGAAATGGATATAGGAGGAAATATGTTATATCGAGCTAGCTTCTTTCTCAGGGGTGATTCATGGCAGGAGAAGCATTCTTCTCCATTTTTGCCCCTTAAGAAAAGATGGGGATTGGGCTTTCATATGAGTGCACTTGATGTATCAACATTTGATTGCTGCTATTTAGTACAAAAGAGCAGCATTTGGTTGATCTTCATTTAAACCATAGAGGAAGGATTCAAAACACTCGAGGGATATGTGGAGTCTCAAAGGAGAATTGTTATGTCATATGCAACATTGTAGAGGGATTTGATAGGTCTAGAATGCCAGAGGAATGTTTCTCTCTAATTATACAAGTAGGTTTGGGAAAAGCTACGCTGTTTCATGTTGTGTAGAGGTTTGTGGGTTCTATAATTAGGAGATCCGTTCATGGAGTTAGTCTCGTGTTTCCTGTGTCAGTGAGGATTATTCGTGAAGGTGATTCATCAAAGTATCGATAAGGGTTGTGTTAAACTCTTACAATGCACGAAACTTACTGGGATAAATCTAATAGGGGATAATTTTGTATTattatattacaaattattttttagtatgatttttcaataattaattaaaaattggtTAGTAGGTTACTTTGGAAGTTACGTTCCCATTGGTGGTTATACGTGAAATATATGGTTTCAAAAGACTAACGTGCATAAATGTATTAACATGCTAAAGAATCCTAGATAGATTGATATCTTTTTATTTCTACAACGACAGTgtgatttggtgttatatgtgttggctTTGCCATTGTAAATTTCCTTACCCACAAAGAATGTCTTCAACATCTATGCTAAAGAGAGAAGAACTATAGGCTAAAATCAGCAAAAAAGTGTTATCTAGTGGATTGTAGGGTACAAGCAAGCGATTGATGAAATCTCGTTGGATTGTGCGAATAGAGAACAACAATAGAATTTATTAGAATAAATTCATGATGCAAAATATGTCAAAAAACTATTAATATACCCAGTGCCATTTTCTATCCCTTGAGGTTTCTTGTAATTGACGAGGCATTCTAACAATGGAACCAAAATACAATAGTTACAATTAAACCACAATCAAATACTATCCACACTCATATTTTGATTGATGCTAATTACTTAAGTATGAGTGTTAAAGTGGTTGAATATAAAATACTCTACATCTAAAGTGTTTTACAATTTCATTGATGAAATGATACTGATAATTTTCAGGGTTACTTAGACAATATTAATTGATACTTATAAAAACAATTCTGCTTCAAACATATCTATGTTTTGTATTATTATATGTAGCCTTGCATATTTAAATTCATTGGTTTACACCCACAGGGTAATGATCAAGAAACAAAAATCTCACAACCATTATGCTCAAGATAGTAAATGATAAtaacaaaaaataggaaaaaaaaaaaggatattcGATGTTCTTGGGGTAGACACAATCACAATAGAAAGAGATCAcagtttttcaaattaaaattgctTATGAGATCAGTAGTAAGCTTCATATACCATTGAAATTTGTTGGAATACGAATAGCAACTGTCATCAAAGATTAGTAATTTGAATAATCATTAGGGAAAAGGGATCACATCTTTGACTAGgaaagaagagataaagaaaataGCGGTAGACAGGATTAAAAATATTAAGaacattttaaataaatgtttaatggaAGAGATTAGAATAGAGAGTTTGTAGTTAGGGACTTTGTGTTATTACGAGATAAGAGAAGAGAACCTAGAGGTAGTCATAGGATGTTTGATTATCTTTGCATGGTCCAAATCGAAATCCATAAACATTTTTCTATAATCATCTATTAATTGACATATCTTGGTGTTACTCAAACTCCCTCCCCTTATAATAGATAATACTTGAAGGTATTCTAATAGTAAAATAGGTCGTGTCATGTAGTATAGCATAGGCGATTGAGCATTATGCGCTTTTATATATTTGTGTTTGTCTTGATTCTCGAGTTTTATCCCAAGTCATTTTTTCTAAATAGCATTGTAAAGTTTTGActctacaacaaaatggaattTACAATAGTTCTTTTGAATTATTTTTGGTTCTTTCTACATGTAAAAAGTCATTGTCGAGTTTATTACATCCATTTGTTATCATCATTTTCACCGTGGTAATATTTAAACAGTTCACATTCATTAGACATTGTATGTAGCATTAAGGTATTTTATTATATCCATCATCACATATTTACATACATACgattacaaccacaaggtcatggTCAAGCAACAGGAATCTCACAACCATTGTTCACAAGATAGTCAACGATAGTGAAAAATGGAAAAATAAGCTCCTTGATGTTCTTTGCATAGACACAATCACACCAAAAAGAGTTGCGATACTATTTCAAATCGAAATTGTATATGAGATCGGTAGTAAGCTACGTACACCATTGAAAGTTTTTGGAATGCAAATAGAAAACGTTCTCAAAGATGAGTGATTTAAAGAATAATTAGGCAAAAGGGATCTTATTCTTTAAAAAATGGAAGGGAAAAGGGAAATAATAGTAGGCAAGTTGAAAATAGTAGGGAAAATTTAAACAAATCTTTAATAGAAGAGATAAGAAAAAAGAGATTTTGTAGTTAGTGACCTTGTGTCGTTATAGGATAAGAGAAAATAACTGAGAGATGACCATGGGACATTTCACTATCCTTGCTTGGTCCTATTTAAGGTCGGTTAATATTTTTTGGAATCACTTACCTATTGACATCTTGACGTTGAACTAAAATTTTCTCTCCTTATATTAGATAATACTTGAAGCTATTCAATCAGTAAAATGGGTTGTGTCATGTACTATACCATACCTGATTAAGTTTTGTCCTCTTTTAGGTATTTTTGTTTGTCTTTCTTCTTGAATGTCATTTGAATACCTTTGTAAACTTTTGACTCTTGAAGCCGATGGACATTGCACTACTTCTTCCCAATGATTTTTGGTTCTTTCTACATTTGCAAGGTCATTGTCAAGATTATCACATGCAATTGTTACCGTTATTTTGACATTGGTAATATTTAGAAGCTTCAAATTCATTAGATAATTTGTATCATTAAGTTATTTTAATATATGTAGCATCGCATATATACATTCATTCGATTGAATGCACATGGTAATGGTCAAGCAACAGGAATCTCACAACCATTAttcaaaagatagtcaatgatattAACAAAAAGATGACATTAGGAATAGGTAGATGCCACtgcaggggtgggtgggaggagtgggagggagagaaaatacggtctttggtgatatttgggTTGTCACGGTCACATCGAAATGAGAGCTATTGGATTTttccaaattaaaattaaatttctccAAATGAATAAAGAAACACATAATTATTTTGACATACTCAAAGGCATTTGATCAGTTTTTTGAGATACACTTTTGAAGAGACAACACGCGGTGACACCATGACGAAAGCACATGCACGGTAACCAAAGACGCAGAATGAACAAACAAAACACATGACTTTAGATTTCGAGCAACCAGGAACTTGGGAAACTAAGTTCCCGATGTTCCTGGGATCCCGAAATCATGAAATCCCTAAGCAATGAAGAAGGACGAAAACCCAGGATTTCAAGATCTCGGGGTGTGGGGAAGCTAGAGGCCACCATAACCTTGAAAACCCAGATGTCCGAAAAAATGCAAACACTAAACAAACGAACAGCGAAACCCGAGAACCTCGTACTCCGGGGTTTCGAGAAATGGAAGAACTCTTCCAAACCCGGAACTCCAAGATCCTGGAATTCCGAAGAAAACAAAGGGAAAGAATAGTCAAGAACACGGAGGAAGCCCGGGAGTCCGAAGATCCGAAGGAGAAGTTTAGGACCTCGGAGTTTCGGGActccaaaacacaagacaaaaaagacaacaacacaaacaaagaaagaaaagaaaaacgaACGAAAACAAAGCGGAGCAGAAGGGGGCCCCCAACTCGAGAAGAGAAAGGTTGAGGTGCATTATGAAGGACATGACAGAATGCAAAATAGTAAATCTATCGAAAGGGTTATCAATAATGAGACGGCAAGGGAAAAATATACACTCCTACATAGAATAGGCCAAAATTGAGACATGACTAAATAGGGTGCCGACATGTATGAAGTACACTGAACCAACCAAGGTAATGAATCCTTCAATTATTGTGCCTTTTCTTTGTGGAATGATACACAGATATGAATATTTATATAGGAAAATCGGTTGATGGCGGTATTGGTAAGGGAGATGCTACCGAAAATAGGCATGCGTGATTGTGATTAGAAACTCAAGGATTGTCTGATGGATTCGATGGATCAAACTTCCAATCTATTATTATCTCTCGTgggcatgtttagaataattttatattatataagatattgttGGATCACTAGATGGGATAAAGAATCAAGTCGTACACCAAGTAGTTTTTGTTGTGGAATTCACAAGGAATAGAAACTATCCAAGTTGGAAATTAAGGCATAATTATATCCGTAGGTATCAAGAgaatatatcccttaagtttttgTATTACTCTATACGTGGATGATggattttgatgattaagatagactTGACTCACTAAATATGTTCATGCTTATTTAGAATCTTTACTTAATAGTAGATGTTCTTGCATGTTAGTGTAGTGATTGTACAAACAACTGAATAGTAGAAGAGGAGACATTTTTATTTGAGAGTCGACATGTACAGACATCGTTCATCATGTGCTTCATAAATTGGTGTAAATAATGCTCGCCTACAACCAAACAATGTCAGCCGTTTGACCAAATTTCACGACAACTGTATGCTTGTTGAAGTTACAAGAAGAGTTAGTAGTTGATTATAAAATTCCTATCCTAGAATGCTTGTAATGGAATAGTTTCTTGTGTTGTTCACTAGAGAATTAATTGTGTTTTGTTTCCAAAGCACTTATAAACCCAAAATAAAGGGTAGGTGGGCAATTGTGGAAGAAAGAGATATATTTCCCTTAAAAGTGTAGTGCTCGAGTATGATAGAAGGTATTGAAGTAGCCATGAAAAATAGGTGGTCTTGAGCCTTTGAGAATGTAGAGAAATTAATAGTTTCATTTCAATTTCTTATGTCTAGTGTGAAATTATCTTTGCATATTTTGTTATGTTACGTTTAATGGCAATGATGTCTTGTTTAGAATATATGTGCTAGTTATATCTGCATTGAAAACATAACGGGAGGTTGCATTCTTCAGTCATATTCAACTTTGAAATATACTGAGAGGCTGCATTTGCGAGTCGTATTTCAATTTTTGATATATAAACAAAGCATCATGATTGGAAACCTATAATATTACTTTTATGTTCGGTTATACGAGTTAACTATTCTATTATTATTACGAATGCTTTCTATTTTAATGTTCTAACATATGTTTAAACATACTCTTAGCTATGAGAATTCTATGTGAGAGAAAAACATCGATAAATATAAGAGTTCAAACTACAACTCAATATACGAATCTTTTTATAAGAAAcacttttataattatataaattaacactttgatatatatagataaaaatttatatatatggaTGAAAATATTCCTTAAATGGATGGAATACATTACGAGGAATATCAAAATGGATGGAAGACAGTAGCCACAGAAATAGAAACAGGAGAGGAGGAGGTAAATAGAGCTCTATTCTATTGGCATTCTACATTCACAATCCTCATAGCTTCGAATCGTGGCTCTTTGGCTTCATATTTCTGGTGGCTGTAAACCTGCATGTAGTCTCCAAACAGATACTCTGGATACTCTGGATAAACCGATAATTCATCACCGGTCTGAGCAGTAAGTTGAGATGCGGGATAAACCTTGGCATTATATGAGGGATTATAAAACGATGCCACTGAGAAACGGTTGCCATTCTTAGTGGGTAGAATGCGATGCCATGCGCTGGTGTATTTGCCGTTAGTGATGGCTTCCAACTGGTCCCCAATGTCAACAACTATTGCGTATGGAATGGGTTGCACGTCAACCCAAGTGCCATCATTGAGGACCTGCAAACCGGACACTTGATCGTCTTGGTATAAGAGAATGAGGCCACCTGCATCTGTGTGTGCACGGATGCCCTTGATGAGGTCCGGTCTAGGGCAAGGAGGATAATGGCTCACTTTGGTGCCGAAGAAGGGCTTCTCTCCTCCCGCAAATGCCTCTTTCAGGTACTCTTTCTCTAGCCCCAGATTCAAACTTATTACTTCCAACAGCTTTTCTGTCAATGAAAATATCTTGTTTCGAAACTCCTGGATAGTTTCCCTGAGAAAAATGCAATATAATGTCTTAGTATTTAGTTTTTCGATATCCAGAAACCAGAAACACTTGTATATAGATCATGCTCATATTAATTTTTTCTATTCTATATTTATAGAAACGTTTGAATTGTGCACAAAATAGTAGAGTAGTTGTACTTGAAATCACTGGGTTGGGAAGGCCATGAATTGGTCTCCTGCATCTCATGTATTTGAATAACATCTTCCCAATCAACGTTCTCGATCTTATCAGCGTTATCGCTGTCAAGAGCGTTGCTCAACAACCTTACAGGCAAAGAGGCATTGAAGCTCTGCTCTCTGTTAAGCTTGTAATGCTCCGAGCAAACTTTCTTTACACGGTCCATGAGTTCATGCTCTATGCCATGGTTCAAAAGCTGCAAACACAAAACGAAATCACTTCAACTCTGTTTTCTCTATAATTAGTAAGTTTTGCACATGAGAAAATATGATCAGTTGTGTTTTTCACCTGAAAGAAACCAGTACTCTCGCAGGCCTTGGCTATTTCAGCCATGATCACCTCTCTGTCTCCTCCGTCTATGTTTTTCATGTCAATCACTGGAACGCCCATTTTCCTTATAAATTTGCACTACAAATTCTCTTGAAAAGGAGTAGAAGAAACGGGCTGCTGGTTACTGGTCACTCCTTTTATGCAATGCTGTGGTGCGCGCAGCTCTTTATATAGATGCACATCAGGAAGGAATGTGACTGAGCCAAGCAATTAACATGAACACGATAGACGACTTACGTGGTCTGCGATGCCGCAGATTCAATGAATATGATAGACGACTTATCGTTATCGGCCTGGTCTGCGGATAAGTCTTGCATATAAACGTGAAATGAATTAAAACGTGTATCTTAACAACTGCGAGCGAAACAGAGATTAGGAGAGTATTTAGCTTTTCCAAAGAAACTGTTTATTCTTGGATTTTTGACGATCTGcttgtattttttaattataaagtcaATTTAACTCGTTTTGAAGATGACAATAGGTTTTTGAATAATTGATTACTACAGCGGGTGATAGGACTGATTAACCAATCGGATCAACAGAAACTGGGTAAGCAACGAAGTCGCTGCTGGCCCTGGAACCGGAACTTGTGTGGGCTCAGGAGATGCTGGCTAGTGAGATGGCTATGGTACTGGCCGTGCCTTTGCCTTCGTTCCTAGGTCTCAATCACGAACATCTGGATCTGGCTCACGAAGTGGtaagtgaatttaaattatttagAAAAATGACCAAGCAGTCTACGTTTTGAATATTTAACTCTTTATTGACAATGTCTTTTTTCTTTAACGCCGATTTAAGTTATTTAGAAGATAACACAGGAGCCTTATGTTCTGGACAGCCGATTAATTTAGCAAAACAGTAATAATTCTTCTTTtatctaagattagatttcttttctTTTAGATATATTTGAAAGGGAAGGCCTTAAATCTCTATGCTATCTTCAGGGGGTGGAAGTTAATCTAAATCATTTAAAAGATGACAAACGATTCCCATAATCTGAACAGATAACCCCAATAGTCACCACTCTTTAATACCATCACACCATCATCAAGGTGGAAGCGACTGAGCCACCCACCATTATGACAAGATGCTCCACTCTCACAAAAATATCTCCCAAACGATTCATAAGAAAAATGCCGATTTATCTTATGACAAACAATGGCTATAACTCCCAGCATTGACATTCACATTTATGTAACCTACCCTATTCAATATGGTTTTAATGCCAAAGGGTTGTAGCTCAATTGGTGAGGACGATGGTGTGTGATATAGAATCCATGCACCAAGGTTGAAATCCCCGGAGCCGCCTTCGCAACAGGTTCAATCCCTTATGGGCTGGATCCCACTGTACGTGGCTGCTTAGCCGAAAGCGACTTGTGGTTTAGATGTATGCTTACTCAAATCGTTG
Proteins encoded in this window:
- the LOC131064065 gene encoding 1-aminocyclopropane-1-carboxylate oxidase-like; this translates as MGVPVIDMKNIDGGDREVIMAEIAKACESTGFFQLLNHGIEHELMDRVKKVCSEHYKLNREQSFNASLPVRLLSNALDSDNADKIENVDWEDVIQIHEMQETNSWPSQPSDFKETIQEFRNKIFSLTEKLLEVISLNLGLEKEYLKEAFAGGEKPFFGTKVSHYPPCPRPDLIKGIRAHTDAGGLILLYQDDQVSGLQVLNDGTWVDVQPIPYAIVVDIGDQLEAITNGKYTSAWHRILPTKNGNRFSVASFYNPSYNAKVYPASQLTAQTGDELSVYPEYPEYLFGDYMQVYSHQKYEAKEPRFEAMRIVNVECQ